DNA from Streptomyces rishiriensis:
TCGCGGCCGCCGCCGCAGGCCTGGTCATGGCCTTCTCCGGCCAGGCTCAGGCCGCGAGCTACTACCAGAGCACGTCCGACGGCTGCGCCTCCGTCAACGGCTCCTACAACTACTGGCAGGTCACGACGGGCTACGACACCAACTGGGACTTCACGATCTGGGACAACTGCGCGGACGGCAAGGGCGCGGGGCTCTACACCACCTACCAGAAGTGGGAGAACGGAGGGTGGAACTACCACGGCTACACCAAGCTCGGTTCGGACAGCAACGGCGCCAACGGCACCCCCGGCTACGCGAACGGCAGCGGGCACAGCGTCCGCGACGTGAAGCTGTACGTCTGCTTCGTCGGTGACGGCAATTCCTGCGTGGCGCTGTTCTGACGTTCCCAGGAGTGGGTCCGGGTGAGCCCCCGGCCCTCGCCGGCGACACCCCGTAGGGGCAGGGAGGGCGTGGTCGAAGTGCGCAGAGGCGCCCGGATCCTGGTGTACGGAGATGGCGTGGACGCCACGGCACCGGTGGAGGCGGCCTGTGTGCCAGCGGCAGCGGCTCAGTCTCCGCCACCGGATCCGGGCAGCACACGCGCCCCCCTCGTGGCGCCCGTTCTCCAGCCTGGTCGCTGATTCACGTTGGATTCCGGGCCGCCGAAGTCCGGGCTGGCCGTCACCCGGCCACAGGACACACCCAGCTTCCACCCGGGCCAGTTGCCGGATGCAGGGCCTGCGCAGCTCCCTGGGCAGCGACCCGTCCGGCAACGTCTACGTGCCGCGCCGCAAGGCGGGCGAGGACGCGTACCGGCTCACTGCCAGCGTGCGATGCGACTGGACCCGGTTCCTCCAGCTCGTCGAACGCGCACTGCCGCTGGGTCCGTCTGGCCTTCCCGACCTGGAGAAGGCGCTGACGCTGGTGCGGGGCAAGCCGTTCGGCGGTCGGCCACTGCCCTGGGCCAGGCCCTATCAGCAGGAAATGATCACGCTGATCGTCGACGTCGCGCACACCGTGGCCACCTACCGCATCCCCGCAGGCCCCCACCACGATCTGAACGCCGCGCGCCGGGCCGTCTCGACCGGTCTCGATGTCGACGACACGGCCGAGCTCCTCTACCGGGATTGGATGCGTCTGGAAGCTGCGCGCGGGAACCGCTCCGGGCTGCACACCGCGATCACTCGCGTGCAGCAGGTCAACCGGGATTTGGTCTGCTCGCTCGAGATAGAGACCACGCAGCTCATCGACGAACTCCTCAACGGCTCGGGCACCGTACGCAAGGCGCTGTAGCCGATCGGTACGCGAGCGCCCTACCGGCCGGAAACGACGTCCCGGGCTGCCTACGCGAGCAGTTCACCGATGGCGGCCTCGGTGGAGGCGGGAGGGCGCGCACTCCACTGGCAGAAGGTGTCGCGGACGGCCTGCGCGACGGCCTGGACGTGCTGCGCCAGGTCGTCGTCGAGCGCCGTCACGTCTCCGGCCGTACACGTCGAGTTGTAGAGCAACCAAGGCCTGGCGCTCGCGCGGTGCCTCACCCATTTCACTGCGCGGCACCGTCTGCTACCTCTCGGGTGATGTCGGCGTAGAGGCGGAAGAGGACCGGGCGGGCTTCGCCGTGTTCTCGGTGGTGCAGGGCGGACCAGCACCGGGCGATGAGGGCCCGGGTTTGGGTGCCGGGCCATGGCTGGGGCAGGAGTTGAGGCGGCAGGAGTGGGTCGGGTTCCATGGCGCGCGTGAGTTCGGCGGCTAGTTCGACCGCGATGGTGAGGAGTGCGGAGGGGGAGAGCCGGTCGGGGCCGGTGAGCGCGGCGAGGCGGGGGTGGGCGAGGCGGCTGAGGCGGTGGTAGCGCTCGGCGATCTCCTGCAGGGGCCACAGATGGCGGGCGAGTTCGGCAGGCTCCTGGGTGGCGCCCCTTCGCAGGTCCGTCGTGGTGAGAAGGGTGAGCGCTTCATGGGCGCCTAGGTGGCGGGCCGCTTCTTCAACGTACGGTTCCCAAGTGTTGGCGCAGACGTACAGTCCTCCCTGCAGCGGGGCACCGCCGAGGTGGACGAGGGTCTCGCGTAGGGAGTCCCGGGCCGTGCGCGCCGATTCGGGCACCGCGAAGGCGGCGAGGTGCCAGACACCGTCCCAGGGCGCGAGCCCGGCGTCCTGCTGGAACGCGTGGCGTAGGAAGTCGGCGTTGGGGGTGAGGGCACGCATGGTGTCCGCGGTGGCGTGCAGCTCGGCCTTGCGACCTCGGCCCTCGTGGGTGAACCGGCCTTCGGTCACGAGGCGTTTGACGCACAGCCGCACCTGCTGGTCACTCATGCCCAGGGTGTTGGCGACGGTGTAGAGCTCGTCCGCGCGGACGGTGCCGTCCTCGCGGATCAGCGCGTGGACGAGCATGCGGGTGGGGATCTCGATGTGTTCGGTCATGGTGTGTTCAATCCTCTCGGCCCGTTCGCCCCGACAGGGCGGTGCATGGTGGTCACCGCGCCGAAGCCCATGAGTCCGCGAAGCCAGGGCGTGTGCTCGATCCGTACGGCCGTGAAGCCGCGCCGCTCGTACAGAGCCCTGGCGCGCGGGTTGGTGTCGATCACGTCCAGTCGGATCTCCCGGCAGTCCTGCTCAGCCGCGACTGCGGCCACTTCTTCGATGAGCAGGCTTCCGACACCGCGGCCACGTATGTCCGGGTCCACGGCGATGCCGTCCATGACGAGCTGCCCGGGGGCCGGGTGGCGTTCGAACAGGGCGAGGAGCAGGAGTCGGTGCAGTCCCCGCAGGTGCCCGTATGCGCGCAGCACGGCCGCAGCCGAGCCCCCGGTGAGGGCCCGCCCGCCGAGCTGGTAGCCGGCGAGGCCGACGAGCTGCCCATCGAGGAACGCGCACACCGCGCGGTCGGCGTTCAGGTGGGCGGTGAGGAAGGACACCGCCTTGTCCGGCGGGTTCAGGGCGGGGCCGAGTTTGCGGCCGAAGGCGTCCCAATACAGCTCGGCCACCCGCCGCTCGGCTCCTTCCGGTATCCCCCGCCGGACTGTCACCGGCCCGGTGCCGGTATCCGGCGCGTCGAATCCCATGCGATGTCCCCTCTTGTGGCCGTAACCTCCCCTCGAAACTATCACTCACTGAACGATCGTTCCAGTAGTGATAGTTTTATGTCGATTGAATCGAACAGAGGCGGTCAGATCTCATGTACGCAAAGATCCAGCCCCGACGGCGCGTGCTCCGCATCGCCGCGTGGTCCATCGTCGCGGTCCTGGTCGTGGCCGCTGGTCTCGTCGGCGTGGTGCTGTGGCAGAACACCTACGACATGGAGGAGGAACGGGTGTCGATACGCCACGGCGGCCACACCCTCAACGGAGTACTCGCCAC
Protein-coding regions in this window:
- a CDS encoding Tat pathway signal protein, producing the protein MVNGITLKSVQKKLAVAAAAAGLVMAFSGQAQAASYYQSTSDGCASVNGSYNYWQVTTGYDTNWDFTIWDNCADGKGAGLYTTYQKWENGGWNYHGYTKLGSDSNGANGTPGYANGSGHSVRDVKLYVCFVGDGNSCVALF
- a CDS encoding GNAT family N-acetyltransferase; this encodes MGFDAPDTGTGPVTVRRGIPEGAERRVAELYWDAFGRKLGPALNPPDKAVSFLTAHLNADRAVCAFLDGQLVGLAGYQLGGRALTGGSAAAVLRAYGHLRGLHRLLLLALFERHPAPGQLVMDGIAVDPDIRGRGVGSLLIEEVAAVAAEQDCREIRLDVIDTNPRARALYERRGFTAVRIEHTPWLRGLMGFGAVTTMHRPVGANGPRGLNTP
- a CDS encoding PaaX family transcriptional regulator C-terminal domain-containing protein translates to MTEHIEIPTRMLVHALIREDGTVRADELYTVANTLGMSDQQVRLCVKRLVTEGRFTHEGRGRKAELHATADTMRALTPNADFLRHAFQQDAGLAPWDGVWHLAAFAVPESARTARDSLRETLVHLGGAPLQGGLYVCANTWEPYVEEAARHLGAHEALTLLTTTDLRRGATQEPAELARHLWPLQEIAERYHRLSRLAHPRLAALTGPDRLSPSALLTIAVELAAELTRAMEPDPLLPPQLLPQPWPGTQTRALIARCWSALHHREHGEARPVLFRLYADITREVADGAAQ
- a CDS encoding bacterial transcriptional activator domain-containing protein, which translates into the protein MQGLRSSLGSDPSGNVYVPRRKAGEDAYRLTASVRCDWTRFLQLVERALPLGPSGLPDLEKALTLVRGKPFGGRPLPWARPYQQEMITLIVDVAHTVATYRIPAGPHHDLNAARRAVSTGLDVDDTAELLYRDWMRLEAARGNRSGLHTAITRVQQVNRDLVCSLEIETTQLIDELLNGSGTVRKAL